A stretch of Aureispira sp. CCB-E DNA encodes these proteins:
- the mazG gene encoding nucleoside triphosphate pyrophosphohydrolase, which produces MDVRLKAFERLLNIMDDLREKCPWDRKQTLESLSLLTIEETYELVDAIQEGDMEELKGEIGDLMLHMVFYSKIASEKKAFDITDVLNAICDKLVHRHPHIYSDVVAEDEETVKKNWELLKLQEKGKKSILQGVPKSLPSMVKAYRIQEKVKQVGFEWEEIEEVWEKVEEELGELQVSVDDRESSERIADEFGDVIFALINYARYLKIDPEAALEKTNKKFIRRFKYIEDHATKPLADLSLDEMDELWDSAKKIEKNNN; this is translated from the coding sequence ATGGATGTAAGATTAAAGGCGTTTGAGCGTTTGCTCAACATTATGGATGACTTAAGAGAAAAATGTCCTTGGGATAGAAAACAAACGTTGGAGAGTTTGAGTCTATTGACAATAGAAGAAACCTACGAATTGGTGGATGCTATTCAGGAAGGAGATATGGAGGAATTGAAAGGTGAGATAGGAGACCTAATGCTACACATGGTTTTTTATTCTAAAATAGCCAGTGAAAAAAAAGCTTTTGATATTACGGACGTGTTAAATGCAATTTGTGATAAATTAGTCCATCGACATCCGCATATTTATAGTGATGTGGTGGCAGAAGACGAAGAGACGGTTAAGAAAAATTGGGAGTTGTTAAAATTACAAGAGAAAGGAAAAAAATCTATCTTGCAGGGTGTCCCAAAATCTTTGCCGTCTATGGTAAAGGCTTACAGAATTCAAGAAAAAGTAAAACAGGTAGGCTTTGAGTGGGAAGAAATAGAAGAAGTCTGGGAAAAAGTAGAAGAAGAGCTAGGCGAATTACAGGTTTCTGTTGATGATAGAGAAAGTTCTGAGCGTATTGCAGATGAATTTGGAGATGTGATTTTTGCATTGATTAATTATGCTCGTTATCTCAAAATTGACCCAGAAGCCGCCTTAGAAAAAACCAACAAAAAATTTATCCGACGATTTAAGTATATTGAAGACCACGCAACGAAACCCTTAGCGGATTTGTCTTTAGACGAAATGGATGAATTATGGGATAGTGCAAAAAAAATAGAAAAAAACAATAATTAA
- a CDS encoding T9SS type A sorting domain-containing protein, whose product MILNRLLKVSLVLCLLMNSFGSFATSHTVTNLNDTGSGSLRDVLGLVATGDTILFSNAMLSSSSDTIKLNSPLILNRSLVILGPNMPNYKLYLSGQTSTNIAEVSFSRFSPPLEIQNLGFINGSTTQFGKGGAIAILACSGITLKKCEFKNNSANYGGAINSSLSQTSDKDVIIEECLFDNNSSTSGGGAIYLTSHDAYALTWNISKTTFSNNTAVGSRHGGAIYCRNGIDNTSLPTKDMTINITETTFANNTGYEGAAFYSYHDPDGTYSNTNITITKSTFTGNVNTYLGIHGAALTVTSSIYATAASLGYYLTMYGCSVVDNIGKGIYYGNRGGNGNITIGSSIWAFNTRGDFYVSRTSGGNGGSAISSSGYNLISDAGRSGALPTDQVGVTAANVNLGPLQNNGGVTETRMPGVGSIAINAGNPNDMSDAQNGSIEGGRRDIGAAEYVSCLVNSTTGTDVQTACNTYTWIDGNTYTSSNNTATHTLTNAAGCDSVVTLNLTINNSTTGTDVQTACDTYTWIDGNTYTSSNNTATHTLTNAAGCDSVVTLNLTINNSTTGTDVQTACNTYTWIDGNTYTSSNNTVTHTLTNAAGCDSVVTLNLTINNSTTGTDVQTACNTYTWIDGNTYTSSNNTVTHTLTNAAGCDSVVTLNLTINNSTTGTDVQTACDTYTWIDGNTYTSSNNTATHTLTNAVGCDSVVTLNLTINNSTTGTDVQTACDTYTWIDGNTYTSSNNTATHTLTNAAGCDSVVTLNLTINNSTTGTDVQTACNTYTWIDGNTYTSSNNTATHTLTNAVGCDSVVTLNLTINNSTTGTDVQTACNTYTWIDGNTYTSSNNTATHTLTNAVGCDSVVTLNLTINTPTTGTDVQTACDTYTWIDGNTYTSSNNTATHTLTNAVGCDSVVTLDLTITTIDTMVTQSGIVLTANQSGATYQWVDCNNGNAAIVGETMQSFTPSIDGDYAVMITFNNCTSTSSCFNVVVNAVSTIEEGTMQARVYPNPTTGQVNIELEEVLEQGFVRLMDVNGRVLVEKTVDGEQFIQLNVDALPTAVYFLELRSSKGIYTHKIIKE is encoded by the coding sequence ATGATTTTAAATCGACTATTAAAAGTAAGTCTTGTTCTTTGCTTGCTCATGAACAGTTTTGGAAGTTTTGCAACTTCTCACACTGTTACTAATTTGAATGATACAGGTAGCGGATCATTAAGGGATGTACTCGGTCTTGTTGCTACTGGTGATACAATTCTCTTTTCTAATGCTATGCTTTCTAGTAGTAGCGATACTATAAAACTAAATTCACCACTTATTCTCAATCGGAGTCTTGTCATTTTAGGACCCAATATGCCTAATTATAAATTGTACCTTAGTGGTCAAACTAGTACCAATATCGCAGAGGTAAGTTTTTCACGATTTAGCCCCCCATTAGAAATACAAAACCTCGGTTTTATAAACGGATCTACAACACAATTTGGTAAGGGGGGAGCAATTGCGATCCTAGCTTGTAGTGGTATTACTTTAAAAAAATGTGAATTCAAAAATAATTCAGCTAATTATGGAGGAGCCATCAATTCTAGCCTTTCTCAAACTTCTGATAAAGATGTTATTATAGAGGAATGTTTGTTTGATAATAACTCTAGTACTTCTGGAGGAGGAGCGATTTATTTGACGAGTCATGATGCTTATGCGTTGACATGGAATATCTCCAAGACGACTTTTAGCAACAATACAGCTGTTGGTTCTAGACATGGAGGAGCGATTTATTGTCGCAATGGGATTGATAACACCTCATTGCCAACCAAAGATATGACCATAAATATTACAGAAACAACCTTTGCAAATAATACAGGGTACGAAGGTGCTGCCTTTTATTCATACCATGATCCTGATGGCACCTACTCAAATACGAATATTACCATTACAAAATCTACTTTTACAGGGAATGTAAATACTTACCTAGGAATACATGGTGCCGCTCTTACGGTAACAAGTAGTATTTATGCTACCGCTGCTAGTTTAGGATATTATTTAACGATGTATGGATGTAGTGTCGTTGATAATATAGGAAAGGGAATTTACTATGGTAATAGAGGAGGTAATGGCAATATAACAATAGGAAGTAGTATTTGGGCATTTAATACAAGAGGTGATTTTTATGTTTCTAGAACGTCAGGGGGTAATGGAGGCTCAGCTATATCATCGAGCGGATACAACCTTATTAGTGATGCTGGGCGGAGTGGAGCGTTGCCAACAGATCAAGTAGGAGTAACGGCTGCGAATGTTAATCTTGGACCACTTCAAAATAATGGAGGTGTAACGGAAACAAGAATGCCAGGGGTTGGTAGTATTGCGATTAATGCTGGAAATCCTAATGATATGTCAGATGCACAAAATGGCAGTATAGAAGGAGGTCGTAGAGATATTGGAGCAGCAGAATATGTTTCATGCTTAGTTAACTCCACAACGGGAACAGATGTACAAACAGCTTGTAATACGTACACATGGATAGATGGGAACACGTACACGAGTTCAAACAACACAGCAACACACACTTTGACGAATGCAGCAGGTTGTGATAGTGTGGTAACGTTGAATTTGACAATCAATAACTCTACAACGGGAACGGATGTACAAACAGCTTGTGATACGTACACATGGATAGATGGGAATACGTACACAAGTTCTAATAATACAGCAACACACACTTTGACGAATGCAGCAGGTTGTGATAGTGTGGTAACGTTGAATTTGACAATCAATAACTCTACAACGGGAACAGACGTACAAACAGCTTGTAATACGTACACATGGATAGATGGGAACACGTACACGAGTTCAAACAACACAGTAACCCATACTTTGACGAATGCAGCAGGTTGTGATAGTGTGGTAACGTTAAATTTGACAATCAATAACTCTACAACGGGAACAGACGTACAAACAGCTTGTAATACGTACACATGGATAGATGGGAACACGTACACGAGTTCAAACAACACAGTAACCCATACTTTGACGAATGCAGCAGGTTGTGATAGTGTGGTAACGTTAAATTTGACAATCAATAACTCTACAACAGGAACGGATGTACAAACAGCTTGTGATACGTACACATGGATAGATGGGAATACGTACACGAGTTCTAACAACACAGCAACACACACTTTGACGAATGCAGTAGGTTGTGATAGTGTAGTGACGTTAAATTTGACAATCAATAACTCTACAACGGGAACAGACGTACAAACGGCTTGTGATACTTATACATGGATAGATGGGAATACGTACACAAGTTCTAATAATACAGCAACACACACTTTGACGAATGCAGCAGGTTGTGATAGTGTGGTAACGTTAAATTTGACAATCAATAACTCTACAACGGGAACAGACGTACAAACAGCTTGTAATACGTACACATGGATAGATGGGAACACGTACACGAGTTCAAACAACACAGCAACACACACTTTGACGAATGCAGTAGGTTGTGATAGTGTAGTGACGTTAAATTTGACAATCAATAACTCTACAACAGGAACAGATGTACAAACAGCTTGTAATACGTACACATGGATAGATGGGAATACGTACACAAGTTCTAATAATACAGCAACGCATACTTTGACGAATGCAGTAGGTTGTGATAGTGTGGTAACCTTGAATTTGACGATCAACACGCCAACAACGGGAACAGATGTACAAACAGCATGTGATACGTACACATGGATAGATGGGAATACCTACACGAGTTCTAACAACACAGCAACGCATACTTTGACGAATGCAGTAGGTTGTGATAGTGTGGTGACCTTGGATTTGACCATTACTACAATAGATACAATGGTTACTCAAAGTGGAATTGTTTTAACAGCGAACCAAAGTGGAGCTACTTATCAATGGGTAGATTGTAACAATGGAAATGCAGCAATCGTCGGAGAAACCATGCAAAGTTTTACACCTTCGATAGATGGTGATTATGCGGTGATGATTACTTTCAATAATTGTACTAGTACTTCAAGTTGTTTTAATGTAGTTGTCAATGCTGTGTCAACTATTGAAGAAGGAACCATGCAGGCTCGTGTATATCCTAATCCAACAACAGGACAAGTTAATATAGAGTTAGAAGAGGTGTTGGAACAAGGATTTGTTCGATTGATGGATGTAAATGGGCGTGTGTTGGTAGAAAAAACAGTAGATGGTGAGCAGTTCATTCAATTGAATGTTGATGCGTTGCCAACGGCAGTATATTTCTTAGAACTTCGAAGTTCAAAAGGCATTTATACGCACAAAATTATCAAGGAGTAA